The sequence TATATAGAGGGCGACAATCTGGAAGTTTTGAAAATTCTACAATCTTCTTACTACCGAAAAGTGAAGATGATATACATAGACCCGCCGTACAACACGGGGAATGATTTTGTATACGAGGACGACTATAAAGACCCAATCGAAAGATATAAGGAAGTTACGAGCCAAACGACGAAAAGCAATCCCGAAACAATGGGGCGTTTCCATACAAATTGGCTTAATATGATGTATCCGAGATTAAGGCTTGCGGCGAATTTGCTTAGGGACGACGGGGTTATATTTATTTCTATTGATGATAATGAACTTCACAATCTTCGCAAGGTGTGTGATGAAGTTTTTGGAGAGGAAAATTTTTATACGCAAATTATAGTGCAATCGAATAAAAGGGGGCAAACTTACAAACAGATTTCTAAAACGCATGAATACTTACTTGTATATACAAAACATATGGAAACTGAATTTAATGAGTTGGAGAAATCTGATGAAAATGACGATTTAAATTTAATTGATGATATTGGAAAGTTTAATATAAGGGAGTTAAGAAATAGAAATCCTAAATTTGGGAGCCATAATAGACCAAATCTTTTTTATCCAATATATGTAAATCCAACTGTTGTTGATATGAATGGATTTTCTCCTATATCTATTTTGAAAAGTGAAGCTTATAGTATAAAGATTTTGCCATTTAATTCTTCCGGACAAGAAAGCTGCTGGAGATGGGGCAAAAGTAAAATTGAAATAAATAACAATAAATCTACTATGTTAAGCAATGTGGTTGCAAAGAAAAAAGCGGATGGAAATTATAATATATATGAAAAATATAGAAAATCTACATATAAACCTAAAACTATCTGGAATGATGTATCTGTTATAACTGAAAAGGGTACTGTTGAATTAGGTGAAATTGGTTTATCAGCTTATTTTGATTTTCCCAAGCCGATAGAACTGATAAAAAGGATGATGCAAATTGGAACAAATTCAGATGATCTAATCCTCGACTTTTTCTCCGGTTCTGCCACCACTGCTCACGCCGTTATGCAGTTAAACGCCGAGGACGGCGGTAACCGCCGTTACATTTGTGTTCAGCTTCCCGAATTATGCGGCGAAAAATCCGAGGCCTACAGAGCGGGCTATAAAAATATCTGTGAAATCGGCAAGGAACGTATACGCCGCGCCGGTAACAAAATCCTTGCGGAATGGAAAGAAAAGCAGTCGCAAATGGAAAATGGCGAAAACGAATCCACGGTTCCGCCGGACGTAGGCTTCAAAGTTTTCAAGCTGGATACGTCGAATATCTCCGCATGGGACGGATACGCCGTAAGAAACGAGGGGAAAGAAGGACTGCAAAAAAGGATAGACGAATTTCTTGAAGGTGTGAAGCCGGGAAGAACGCGGCTTGACGTAGTGTATGAGATAATTCTTAAAACCGGTTTTCCCCTTACGGCTAAAGTAGAAACAATAGATATAAACGGCCGTGAGGTATACTCGATAGATAACGAAACAATACTGATATGCCTTTTTGAGAACGTCGGTTTTGAGGACGTGGAAGAAATGGCGCAGTACGCGCCGGCGCATATAGTGTTTGGAGAAAAGTGTTTCGCCGATACAAGCGCGGTGAAAAACGCCAAGGAAGCGTTGAGGGATACAGGCATTGATATAAAGTTTTTCTGAGATTGTAAAAATTCGGCTGACATGTTATACTGTTTGCGGGAACAGCCGTGTACACGGGGTGAGTTGGCCTTCATTTCATTGAAATGGGGGTGAAGCCTATGAAAAATCAGTTTGATTTTAAGGATTTGCTGACGTTTGGCATATTCTTATTGGCTTTGCTTACATTTATATTTAATTTTTGTAAGTAAAACTACATAGAAAACCCACCCCAAACTTTGCCGAGTGACGGGGTGGGTTTTCTATCACAATCATTTGGCCAACCACTTTGTGGACGGTTGTTCCCTTTCTTTAATCAAATAATAGCACATTGACGATATAAAATCAAGATACCAAAAAAATTTTACAAAACCGGGTGAGCGAATGGAGAAAATAGACGGAATGAGCAGGGATTTGGAGCTTGAGGCGAGAGAAAAGCTGAAAAGCGTGTTTCCCGACTGTTTTGCGGAAGGAAAACTCGATATAGATAAACTGCTTAATATATGCGGCGAATATATAGACGATGATTTTGAAAAATATGAGTTTAAGTGGAAAGGGAAAAACGACTGTCTGAAGCTGGCGCAGAGAAGGAGCGCTGGTACTTTGCGTCCTTGCCGGGAAGAAAGCGTGGATTGGGAGAACACGGAAAACCTTTATATAGAGGGCGACAATCTGGAAGTTTTGAAAATTCTCCAATCTTCTTACTACCGAAAAGTGAAGATGATATACATAGACCCGCCGTACAACACGGGGAATGATTTTGTATACGAGGACGACTATAAAGACCCAATCGAAAGATACAAGGAAGTTACGAGCCAAACGACGAAAAGCAATCCCGAAACAATGGGGCGTTTCCATACGAATTGGCTGAATATGATGTATCCGAGATTAAGGCTTGCGGCGAATTTGCTTAGGGACGACGGGGTTATATTTATTTCTATTGACGATAATGAGGTGCATAATCTCCGTAAATTGTGTGATGAGGTGTTTGGGGAAGAGAACTTTAGAAATAT is a genomic window of Anaerotignum faecicola containing:
- a CDS encoding DNA methyltransferase, with translation MEKIDGMSRDLELEAREKLKSVFPDCFAEGKLDIDKLLNICGEYIDDDFEKYEFKWKGKNDCLKLAQRRSAGTLRPCREESVDWENTENLYIEGDNLEVLKILQSSYYRKVKMIYIDPPYNTGNDFVYEDDYKDPIERYKEVTSQTTKSNPETMGRFHTNWLNMMYPRLRLAANLLRDDGVIFISIDDNELHNLRKVCDEVFGEENFYTQIIVQSNKRGQTYKQISKTHEYLLVYTKHMETEFNELEKSDENDDLNLIDDIGKFNIRELRNRNPKFGSHNRPNLFYPIYVNPTVVDMNGFSPISILKSEAYSIKILPFNSSGQESCWRWGKSKIEINNNKSTMLSNVVAKKKADGNYNIYEKYRKSTYKPKTIWNDVSVITEKGTVELGEIGLSAYFDFPKPIELIKRMMQIGTNSDDLILDFFSGSATTAHAVMQLNAEDGGNRRYICVQLPELCGEKSEAYRAGYKNICEIGKERIRRAGNKILAEWKEKQSQMENGENESTVPPDVGFKVFKLDTSNISAWDGYAVRNEGKEGLQKRIDEFLEGVKPGRTRLDVVYEIILKTGFPLTAKVETIDINGREVYSIDNETILICLFENVGFEDVEEMAQYAPAHIVFGEKCFADTSAVKNAKEALRDTGIDIKFF